The following proteins are co-located in the Haliotis asinina isolate JCU_RB_2024 chromosome 13, JCU_Hal_asi_v2, whole genome shotgun sequence genome:
- the LOC137259686 gene encoding putative ankyrin repeat protein RF_0381 translates to MEASTDPSQKYMVSPPAPVTAQDLQASTTDASEDLTPSTTAPLTPVTTPDSDHHATPSSAAGRDLYYASKRGDLGRVKWILAADLVNINYRKFSWTPVMAAAVKGHSDVVEFLACHGGDLETVKLILDLDVVDVNARTNQGQTAADYTRRKGRQRVLDLLVSRGAH, encoded by the exons ATGGAAG CCTCGACTGACCCGAGCCAGAAATACATGGTTTCACCACCAGCGCCCGTGACGGCACAAGACCTACAGG CCTCCACGACTGACGCGAGTGaggatctgacacccagcacGACGGCTCCACTGACGCCAGTGACGACACCAGACTCTGATCACCACG cgacTCCATCATCAGCAGCAGGCCGCGACCTCTACTACGCCAGCAAGCGTGGTGACCTGGGGAGAGTGAAGTGGATCCTGGCAGCGGATCTCGTGAACATCAACTATAGAAAATTTAGCTGGACACCGGTGATGGCGGCAGCAGTGAAGGGACACAGTGAcgtggtggagttcctg GCCTGTCATGGTGGAGATCTGGAGACGGTAAAGCTGATCCTGGACCTGGACGTGGTGGACGTCAACGCCAGGACCAACCAGGGGCAGACAGCCGCCGACTACACGAGACGCAAGGGACGTCAGCGAGTGTTGGATCTGCTGGTGTCACGTGGTGCACACTGA